From Rhodanobacteraceae bacterium, the proteins below share one genomic window:
- a CDS encoding Ferric uptake regulation protein FUR — translation METQDLRNAGLKVTHPRIRVLEILEHSHDHLTAENIYKLLLEESEDIGLATVYRVLTQFEAAGLVIKHNFEGGQAVYELDRGQHHDHMIDVTTGQVIEFVNEDIEKLQREIAAKHGYEIADHSLVLYVRPKKKKS, via the coding sequence ATGGAAACGCAGGATCTGCGCAACGCCGGGTTGAAGGTGACCCACCCGCGTATCCGCGTGCTGGAAATCCTCGAGCACAGCCACGACCACCTGACCGCCGAGAACATCTACAAGCTGCTGCTGGAAGAGTCCGAGGACATCGGCCTGGCCACGGTTTACCGCGTGCTGACGCAGTTCGAGGCGGCCGGCCTGGTGATCAAGCACAACTTCGAGGGCGGCCAGGCGGTGTATGAACTGGACCGTGGCCAGCACCACGACCACATGATCGACGTGACGACGGGCCAGGTCATCGAGTTCGTGAACGAGGACATCGAGAAGCTGCAGCGCGAGATCGCGGCGAAGCACGGCTACGAGATCGCCGATCATTCGCTGGTGCTGTACGTGAGGCCGAAGAAGAAAAAGTCGTGA